The following are encoded in a window of Sphingobium sp. AP49 genomic DNA:
- a CDS encoding NAD(P)-dependent oxidoreductase has protein sequence MAENPMLKFVGKEQAYPEKRGADARAEDFLEISKSFILDKAEEQASRCSQCGVPYCSTHCPLHNHIPDWLRLTAEGRLREAYELSNLTSTMPEICGRICPQDRLCEGNCVIEFSGHGSVTIGSVEKFITDTAWKEGWVEPLVPGAARGQSVGVIGAGPAGLTTAEYLRVAGYEVHVYDRHDRAGGLLTYGIPGFKLEKDVVMRRVQRLKDGGIIFHEGFEVGRDASMEQLRAKHDAILIATGVYKARDIKAPGVGAPGVVKALDYLTASNKAGFGDAVPGHQDGTLLATGKNVVVIGGGDTAMDCVRTAIRQGAKSVKCLYRRDRDNMPGSQREVANAEEEGVEFVWLTAPIAFEGTEHVTGVKVTKMRLGQPDASGRRAPEPDPGSEHTLEADLVIKALGYDPEDLPRLFGADDLSVTRWGTLRVDHKTMMTSMDGVFAAGDIVRGASLVVWAIRDGRDVTDHMHKYLKAKAKAAAGERQAA, from the coding sequence ATGGCTGAAAATCCGATGCTGAAGTTCGTGGGCAAGGAACAGGCCTATCCGGAAAAGCGCGGCGCCGACGCCCGCGCCGAGGACTTTCTGGAAATCAGCAAGTCCTTCATCCTGGACAAGGCCGAGGAACAGGCGTCGCGCTGCTCGCAATGCGGCGTGCCCTATTGCTCGACCCATTGCCCGCTGCACAATCATATCCCCGACTGGCTGCGCCTGACGGCCGAAGGGCGCCTGCGCGAAGCCTATGAGCTGTCGAACCTGACCAGCACCATGCCGGAAATCTGCGGCCGCATCTGCCCGCAGGACCGCCTGTGCGAGGGCAATTGCGTGATCGAATTTTCCGGCCACGGATCGGTCACCATCGGCTCGGTGGAAAAATTCATCACCGACACCGCCTGGAAGGAAGGCTGGGTCGAACCGCTCGTCCCCGGCGCCGCGCGCGGCCAGTCGGTCGGCGTCATCGGTGCCGGCCCCGCCGGCCTCACCACCGCCGAATATCTGCGCGTCGCGGGCTATGAAGTGCATGTCTATGACCGGCACGACCGCGCCGGCGGCCTGCTGACCTATGGCATCCCCGGCTTCAAGCTGGAAAAGGACGTCGTCATGCGCCGCGTCCAGCGCCTCAAGGATGGCGGCATCATCTTCCACGAAGGGTTCGAGGTCGGCCGCGACGCCAGCATGGAACAGCTGCGCGCCAAGCATGACGCGATCCTGATCGCCACCGGCGTCTACAAGGCCCGCGACATCAAGGCGCCGGGCGTCGGCGCACCGGGCGTGGTCAAGGCGCTCGACTATCTCACCGCCTCCAACAAGGCGGGCTTCGGCGATGCCGTACCCGGCCATCAGGATGGCACCCTGCTCGCCACCGGCAAGAATGTCGTCGTGATCGGCGGCGGCGACACCGCGATGGACTGCGTCCGCACCGCCATTCGCCAGGGCGCCAAGTCGGTGAAGTGCCTCTATCGCCGCGACCGCGACAATATGCCCGGCTCGCAGCGCGAAGTCGCCAATGCCGAGGAGGAAGGCGTCGAGTTCGTCTGGCTGACCGCGCCGATCGCCTTCGAGGGCACGGAGCATGTCACCGGCGTCAAGGTGACCAAGATGCGCCTTGGCCAGCCCGACGCATCGGGCCGCCGCGCGCCCGAACCCGATCCGGGCAGCGAGCATACGCTGGAAGCCGATCTGGTCATCAAGGCACTGGGCTATGACCCCGAAGACCTGCCCCGCCTGTTCGGTGCCGACGATCTGTCGGTCACCCGCTGGGGCACGCTGCGCGTCGATCACAAGACGATGATGACCAGCATGGACGGCGTATTCGCCGCCGGCGACATTGTGCGCGGCGCAAGCCTTGTGGTCTGGGCGATCCGCGACGGCCGCGACGTGACCGACCATATGCACAAATATCTCAAGGCCAAGGCCAAGGCGGCGGCGGGCGAACGACAGGCCGCGTAA
- a CDS encoding undecaprenyl-diphosphate phosphatase has translation MDMHYLTVILLGIVEGLTEFLPVSSTGHLILASELLGYDASVWAMFNVMIQLGAILAVVVLYWRTFWAVAMGLLRLDPVSIRFVRNLLVAFIPAVVIGLALHDYIDTLLGSPRVVACALVVGGVAILVIERLIKDQRFHGIADIPLVRVIGIGFIQCLAMVPGVSRSGATIMGALALGVERRTAAEFSFFLAIPTMLGASTLELLKKGDQLTSAQVGWDSIALGFIVSFIVALLVIRWFVGLVSRHGFAPFALYRIIAGIGALIWLTLR, from the coding sequence ATGGACATGCACTATCTGACGGTCATCCTGCTCGGCATCGTGGAGGGATTGACCGAATTTCTCCCCGTGTCCTCGACCGGCCACCTCATCCTGGCGAGCGAACTGCTCGGCTATGATGCCTCGGTCTGGGCGATGTTCAACGTCATGATCCAGCTCGGCGCGATCCTCGCCGTCGTCGTCCTCTACTGGCGCACCTTCTGGGCTGTCGCCATGGGCCTGCTCCGCCTCGACCCGGTCAGCATCCGCTTCGTGCGCAACCTGCTGGTCGCCTTCATCCCCGCCGTCGTCATCGGCCTCGCCCTGCACGACTATATCGACACGCTGCTCGGCTCACCCCGGGTCGTGGCCTGCGCGCTGGTCGTCGGCGGCGTCGCCATCCTGGTGATCGAGCGCCTCATCAAGGACCAGCGCTTCCACGGCATTGCCGACATTCCGCTGGTCCGCGTCATCGGCATCGGCTTCATCCAGTGCTTGGCCATGGTGCCGGGCGTCAGCCGCTCTGGCGCGACCATCATGGGTGCCCTCGCCCTCGGCGTCGAACGCCGCACCGCCGCCGAATTCAGCTTCTTCCTCGCCATCCCGACCATGCTCGGCGCCTCGACGCTCGAACTGCTCAAGAAGGGCGACCAGCTCACCAGCGCCCAGGTCGGCTGGGACAGCATCGCGCTCGGCTTCATCGTCTCCTTCATCGTCGCGCTGCTGGTGATCCGATGGTTCGTCGGCCTGGTGTCGCGTCACGGCTTCGCGCCCTTCGCTTTGTATCGAATCATTGCCGGCATCGGTGCTCTGATCTGGCTCACCTTGAGATAG